One region of Skermanella mucosa genomic DNA includes:
- a CDS encoding M23 family metallopeptidase — protein sequence MRLRVAAIPALAICLAGIPSLASADWEYPYNRPARSGAAELPVAGTAGTPPVDLDQEAARLNLVAATAADEPEAPGASEREDAPPAGDEQTVAQALGEPLPDDGQTELLADIDRKVVEVGRGDTLLGLLVNAAVPRLDAHEAIEALRSVFDPRRLQVGQEIALLFQQEAGSDRRFVGLELEPDVERAVSVARLDGDAYEAVSVDKELQRRKAAAAAVIDSSLFEAGASVGVPIPVMAAMIRAYSYDVDFQRDIQPGDEFQVMYERYYTDSGAAARDGDILYAALTLGGRRMELYRYKTRAGVVDYFNRQGESIRKALLRTPIDGARVSSKFGMRKHPVLGFSKMHAGMDFAAPNGTPIYAAGDGVVEEIGGKGSYGNYIRIKHNQQMATAYAHLSKFGPGMRRGGRVKQGDIIGYVGNTGRSTGPHLHYEVLRGGRQVNPMSVDLPTGIALQGTELAAFKRHVEESDRQFVANLQSAAQVAQTAGMIGDDHPQSCRGERSC from the coding sequence GTGCGTCTAAGGGTTGCCGCCATTCCCGCCCTCGCCATCTGTCTCGCCGGCATCCCCTCCCTCGCCTCGGCGGACTGGGAGTATCCTTATAACCGCCCCGCCCGGTCAGGCGCCGCGGAGCTGCCGGTTGCCGGAACGGCCGGGACTCCTCCGGTCGATCTCGACCAGGAAGCCGCCCGGCTGAACCTGGTCGCCGCGACGGCCGCCGACGAACCGGAGGCGCCCGGCGCTTCTGAGCGGGAGGACGCCCCCCCGGCGGGTGACGAGCAGACAGTGGCTCAGGCGCTCGGCGAGCCTCTGCCGGACGACGGCCAGACCGAGTTGCTCGCCGACATCGACCGCAAGGTGGTCGAGGTCGGCCGGGGCGATACGCTCCTGGGACTGCTGGTCAATGCCGCCGTTCCCCGCCTGGACGCCCATGAGGCGATCGAGGCGCTGCGCAGCGTCTTCGACCCTCGCCGCCTTCAGGTAGGCCAGGAGATAGCGCTGCTGTTTCAGCAGGAGGCGGGTTCGGACCGCCGGTTCGTCGGGCTGGAACTGGAGCCTGACGTGGAGCGCGCCGTTTCCGTCGCGCGTCTCGACGGCGACGCCTACGAGGCGGTCTCCGTCGACAAGGAGCTTCAGCGACGCAAGGCCGCCGCCGCGGCGGTGATCGACTCCAGCCTGTTCGAAGCGGGCGCCAGCGTCGGCGTGCCGATCCCGGTGATGGCGGCGATGATCCGGGCCTATTCCTACGACGTCGACTTCCAGCGCGACATCCAGCCCGGCGACGAGTTCCAGGTGATGTACGAGCGCTACTACACCGACAGCGGGGCCGCCGCCCGCGACGGCGATATCCTGTACGCCGCCCTGACGCTCGGCGGCAGGCGGATGGAGCTCTACCGCTACAAGACGCGCGCCGGTGTCGTCGACTACTTCAACCGGCAGGGCGAAAGCATCCGCAAGGCGCTGCTGCGCACGCCGATCGACGGCGCCCGCGTCTCCTCCAAGTTCGGCATGCGCAAGCATCCGGTCCTGGGCTTCAGCAAGATGCACGCGGGCATGGACTTCGCGGCTCCGAACGGAACCCCGATCTACGCGGCCGGCGACGGCGTCGTGGAGGAGATCGGCGGCAAGGGTTCCTACGGCAACTACATCCGCATCAAGCACAACCAGCAGATGGCGACCGCCTACGCGCATCTCTCGAAGTTCGGACCGGGCATGCGCCGGGGAGGACGGGTGAAGCAGGGCGACATCATCGGTTATGTCGGCAACACCGGCCGCTCCACCGGCCCCCATCTCCATTACGAAGTCCTGCGCGGCGGCAGGCAGGTGAACCCCATGAGCGTCGATCTGCCGACCGGCATCGCGTTGCAGGGCACCGAGTTGGCCGCCTTCAAGCGGCATGTGGAAGAGTCGGACCGGCAGTTCGTCGCAAACCTGCAGAGCGCGGCGCAAGTCGCCCAGACGGCCGGGATGATCGGCGACGACCATCCGCAGTCCTGCCGAGGCGAGCGCAGCTGCTGA
- the clpB gene encoding ATP-dependent chaperone ClpB, giving the protein MDFEKYTERSRGFVQAAQGLALRRGHQRLTAEHLLCTLLEDKEGLAANLIRSAGGDPVRALSAVEAELNKQPKVEGAGAGQIYLAPELARLFQTAEELATKAGDSFVTAERLLLALTMAEGSPSSRILKDAGVTAQSLNQAINSIRKGRTADSASAEQGYDALKKYARDLTEAAREGKLDPVIGRDEEIRRTIQVLARRTKNNPVLIGEPGVGKTAIVEGLAQRIVKGDVPEGLRDKRLMALDLGAMVAGAKYRGEFEERLKAVLQEITAAAGEIIVFIDEMHTLVGAGKADGAMDASNMLKPALARGELHCVGATTLDEYRKHVEKDPALARRFQPVFVSEPTVEDTISILRGLKEKYELHHGVRITDSAIVSAATLSHRYITDRFLPDKAIDLIDEAASRLRMEVDSKPEEIDELDRRIIQLKIEREALKRESDQASRDRLEKLGAELDELERKSADMTSRWMAEKEQLTGAQKLKEQLDHARVELEQAQRNADWAKAGQLAYGAIPELERKLKAAEEVAGNRMLNEEVRESDIAGIVSRWTGIPVDKMLTGEREKLLAMEGRLGTRVIGQDEAIVAVSNAVRRARAGLQDPNRPIGSFLFLGPTGVGKTELTKALAEFLFDDETAMIRLDMSEYMEKHAVARMIGAPPGYVGYEEGGALTEAVRRRPYQVILFDEVEKAHPDVFNVLLQVLDDGRLTDGQGRTVDFRNTLIVMTSNLGSEILANQPEGQDSSAVRDEVMEIVRASFRPEFLNRLDEILLFHRLSRSHMGGVVTIQLGRLRRMLADRDIELAIDDKALAWLADAGYDPVYGARPLKRVIQRALQNPLATMLLEGRIADGQTVEVSAGEHGLTIDGVPADTQATAGAVSPGAATGRSGWSNRPTVH; this is encoded by the coding sequence ATGGACTTCGAGAAATACACCGAACGGTCCCGCGGCTTCGTGCAGGCAGCCCAGGGGCTGGCGCTGCGGCGCGGCCACCAGCGGCTCACGGCCGAACACCTGCTTTGCACCTTGCTGGAAGACAAGGAAGGCCTGGCGGCCAACCTGATCCGCTCGGCCGGCGGCGATCCGGTGCGGGCGCTTTCCGCGGTCGAGGCCGAGCTGAACAAGCAGCCCAAGGTCGAGGGCGCCGGCGCCGGGCAGATCTATCTGGCGCCCGAGCTGGCGCGCCTCTTCCAGACCGCGGAGGAGCTGGCGACCAAGGCCGGCGACAGCTTCGTCACCGCCGAGCGCCTGCTGCTGGCATTGACCATGGCCGAGGGCAGCCCTTCGTCCCGCATCCTGAAGGATGCCGGCGTCACCGCCCAGTCGCTCAACCAGGCGATCAACTCGATCCGCAAGGGCCGCACCGCCGACAGCGCGTCGGCCGAACAGGGCTACGACGCGCTCAAGAAATACGCCCGCGACCTGACGGAGGCGGCGCGCGAGGGGAAACTCGACCCGGTCATCGGCCGTGACGAGGAGATCCGTCGCACCATCCAGGTCCTGGCCCGGCGCACCAAGAACAACCCGGTCCTGATCGGCGAGCCCGGCGTCGGCAAGACCGCCATCGTCGAAGGGCTGGCCCAGCGCATCGTCAAGGGTGACGTGCCCGAAGGCCTGCGCGACAAGCGCCTGATGGCGCTCGACCTGGGCGCCATGGTGGCGGGCGCCAAGTACCGCGGCGAGTTCGAGGAGCGGCTGAAGGCGGTCCTGCAGGAGATCACCGCGGCGGCCGGCGAGATCATCGTGTTCATCGACGAGATGCATACCCTGGTCGGGGCCGGCAAGGCCGATGGCGCGATGGACGCCTCCAACATGCTGAAGCCCGCGCTGGCGCGCGGCGAGTTGCATTGCGTGGGCGCCACGACGCTGGACGAGTACCGCAAGCATGTGGAGAAGGACCCGGCGCTGGCGCGGCGGTTCCAGCCGGTCTTCGTCTCCGAGCCGACGGTCGAGGACACCATCTCGATCCTGCGCGGCCTGAAGGAGAAGTACGAGCTGCATCACGGCGTGCGGATCACCGACAGCGCGATCGTCTCGGCGGCCACCCTGTCGCACCGCTACATCACCGACCGGTTCCTGCCGGACAAGGCGATCGACCTGATCGACGAGGCCGCGTCGCGGCTGCGCATGGAGGTCGATTCGAAGCCGGAAGAGATCGACGAGCTTGATCGCCGGATCATCCAGCTCAAGATCGAGCGCGAGGCCCTGAAGCGGGAGAGCGACCAGGCGTCGCGCGACCGGCTGGAGAAGCTGGGCGCCGAACTGGACGAGCTGGAACGGAAATCGGCCGACATGACCTCGCGCTGGATGGCCGAGAAGGAGCAGCTGACCGGAGCCCAGAAGCTGAAGGAGCAACTGGACCACGCCCGCGTCGAGCTGGAGCAGGCCCAGCGCAATGCGGACTGGGCCAAGGCCGGCCAGCTCGCCTACGGCGCCATTCCGGAACTGGAACGGAAGCTGAAGGCCGCCGAGGAAGTCGCCGGGAACCGCATGCTGAACGAGGAGGTGCGCGAGAGCGACATCGCCGGCATCGTCAGCCGCTGGACCGGCATCCCGGTGGACAAGATGCTGACGGGCGAGCGCGAGAAGCTGCTGGCGATGGAAGGCCGCCTGGGAACCCGCGTGATCGGCCAGGACGAGGCGATCGTCGCGGTCTCCAATGCGGTCCGGCGTGCCCGCGCCGGTCTTCAGGACCCGAACCGGCCGATCGGCTCCTTCCTGTTCCTCGGTCCGACCGGCGTCGGCAAGACCGAGCTGACCAAGGCGCTGGCCGAGTTCCTGTTCGACGACGAGACCGCCATGATCCGGCTCGACATGTCGGAATACATGGAGAAGCACGCGGTCGCCCGCATGATCGGCGCGCCTCCGGGCTATGTCGGTTATGAGGAGGGCGGGGCCCTGACGGAGGCGGTCCGGCGCCGGCCCTATCAGGTCATCCTGTTCGACGAGGTCGAGAAGGCGCACCCCGACGTCTTCAACGTGCTGCTCCAGGTTCTGGACGACGGGCGCCTGACCGACGGGCAGGGGCGTACGGTGGACTTCCGCAACACGCTGATCGTCATGACGTCGAACCTCGGTTCGGAGATCCTGGCGAACCAGCCAGAGGGGCAGGACAGCTCGGCCGTGCGCGACGAAGTGATGGAGATCGTCCGGGCGTCGTTCCGGCCGGAGTTCCTGAACCGGCTCGATGAGATCCTGCTGTTCCATCGGCTGAGCCGCAGCCACATGGGCGGCGTCGTCACGATCCAGCTCGGCCGTCTGCGGCGGATGCTGGCCGACCGCGACATCGAGCTGGCGATCGACGACAAGGCGCTCGCCTGGCTGGCCGATGCGGGCTACGACCCGGTTTACGGTGCCCGGCCGCTGAAGCGGGTGATCCAGCGGGCGCTCCAGAACCCGCTCGCCACGATGCTGCTGGAAGGCCGCATCGCCGACGGGCAGACGGTCGAGGTCAGCGCCGGCGAGCACGGCTTGACGATCGACGGCGTTCCGGCCGACACCCAGGCGACGGCCGGCGCCGTTTCCCCGGGTGCGGCAACCGGCCGCTCCGGCTGGAGCAACCGGCCGACGGTCCACTGA
- a CDS encoding NUDIX domain-containing protein: MKKLLAKSGLLRTAHLARVGWLTVARPLTMGVRAIIRDADGAVLMIRHSYVDGWHLPGGGVDRNETVHQAMAREVREEVGVEVIGTARMLGLYARFRHRSSDHVSVFVVDEWRGGPEVDGLEIVECRFFGLDALPHDTTPATRRRLAELTGDAAPSDLW; the protein is encoded by the coding sequence GTGAAGAAGCTGTTGGCCAAGTCCGGTCTGCTCCGCACCGCCCATCTGGCGCGCGTGGGCTGGCTGACCGTGGCGAGGCCGCTGACCATGGGTGTACGCGCGATCATCAGGGACGCGGACGGCGCGGTCCTGATGATCCGCCACAGCTATGTCGATGGCTGGCACCTCCCCGGCGGCGGCGTCGATCGGAACGAGACCGTCCATCAGGCGATGGCCCGGGAAGTGCGGGAAGAGGTCGGCGTCGAGGTAATCGGCACCGCGCGCATGCTGGGCCTCTATGCCCGGTTCCGCCACCGCTCCAGCGACCATGTCAGCGTCTTCGTGGTCGATGAGTGGCGGGGAGGCCCGGAAGTCGACGGGCTGGAGATCGTGGAGTGCCGCTTCTTCGGGCTGGACGCCCTGCCCCACGACACCACGCCGGCGACGCGCCGGCGGCTTGCGGAACTGACGGGAGACGCCGCCCCGTCCGATCTCTGGTGA
- a CDS encoding MOSC domain-containing protein has protein sequence MNTAVAKIYRYPVKGLSAQRLDEVTLTPGEGLPDDRRFAISHGASTFDPTAPEWRPKKDFLMLAKNERLAALETDYVSATGILTVRRNGRQVARGQITSTMGRLLINQFFAAYMKGEAPGTPSLVEAPGVMFSDTPEKYVSILNLGSVQDIERVVQAPVDPIRFRANLLLDGLEPWAEAKWVGRSVAIGDVVLEVTEQTGRCAATEVNPATAMRDINIPLQLQRGYSHRNCGVYARVTQGGRIAPGDPVRLID, from the coding sequence ATGAATACCGCAGTTGCGAAGATATATCGTTATCCGGTCAAGGGACTGAGCGCCCAGCGTCTCGACGAGGTCACCCTCACGCCCGGGGAAGGCCTTCCGGACGACCGCCGGTTCGCCATCAGCCACGGCGCGTCGACCTTCGACCCGACGGCTCCGGAGTGGCGTCCCAAGAAGGACTTCCTGATGCTGGCCAAGAACGAGCGGCTGGCGGCGCTGGAGACCGACTACGTCTCCGCAACGGGGATCCTGACGGTCCGACGCAACGGCAGGCAGGTGGCTCGCGGGCAGATCACCAGCACCATGGGACGGCTGTTGATCAACCAGTTCTTCGCGGCCTACATGAAGGGGGAGGCGCCGGGAACGCCGAGCCTGGTCGAGGCGCCCGGCGTGATGTTCAGCGATACGCCGGAGAAGTACGTCTCGATCCTGAACCTGGGCAGCGTCCAGGACATCGAACGGGTCGTCCAGGCCCCCGTCGATCCCATCCGGTTTCGGGCGAACCTGCTGCTCGACGGGCTGGAGCCCTGGGCCGAGGCCAAATGGGTTGGTCGTTCCGTCGCGATCGGCGACGTGGTGCTCGAAGTGACCGAGCAGACCGGCCGCTGCGCCGCGACGGAGGTCAATCCCGCCACGGCGATGCGGGACATCAACATCCCTCTCCAGCTTCAGCGGGGCTATAGCCACCGCAACTGCGGCGTCTACGCGCGGGTCACCCAGGGCGGGCGGATCGCGCCCGGCGATCCGGTCCGCCTGATCGACTGA
- a CDS encoding DUF4167 domain-containing protein: MRHQTFDSNGPDVRIRGNAFQVYEKYLALARDAQTAGDRIAAESYFQHAEHYFRIIGLINEQSGENQRGRDGRNGNGAPNGHGDANGNGQDQFGDDQDDDEDADAEDERAQMNA; this comes from the coding sequence TTGCGCCATCAGACTTTCGACAGCAACGGTCCCGATGTCCGCATCCGAGGCAATGCTTTCCAGGTATATGAAAAGTATCTGGCGCTAGCGCGTGATGCCCAAACTGCCGGAGACCGTATCGCGGCAGAGAGTTACTTTCAGCACGCCGAGCATTATTTCCGTATCATCGGCCTGATCAACGAACAGAGTGGCGAAAACCAGCGCGGTCGTGACGGCCGTAATGGCAACGGCGCACCGAACGGGCACGGCGACGCCAATGGCAACGGCCAGGACCAGTTCGGCGATGATCAGGACGACGATGAAGACGCCGATGCGGAAGACGAACGCGCTCAAATGAACGCCTGA
- the prmC gene encoding peptide chain release factor N(5)-glutamine methyltransferase yields MTGPAAPGLSGTPMLREVMRHAEGLLREAGIDTPDLDARLLTGAALGMTREHMLIHATARLNQPQVGRVLGFVARRVAREPVSRILGRREFWSLDFTLSPATLDPRPDSETVVEEALAGVADRQAPLSVLDLGTGTGCLLLAILSELPQAAGLGIDRSEEAVETAAANARRLGLGRRARFAAGDWALGIEERFDLVISNPPYIPDGDIDALAPEVTRFDPAAALAGGPDGLDAYRAIVAQLPGVLKPGGRVILEVGFGQSTDVSALLGTAGFGRVGARKDLGGVERVVFGHLGA; encoded by the coding sequence ATGACCGGTCCGGCCGCGCCGGGGCTGTCCGGGACGCCGATGCTCCGCGAGGTGATGCGCCACGCGGAGGGCCTGCTCCGCGAGGCCGGCATCGACACGCCGGATCTGGACGCCCGCCTGTTGACGGGCGCCGCGCTGGGCATGACGCGAGAGCATATGCTGATCCACGCCACCGCGCGGCTGAACCAGCCGCAGGTCGGGCGCGTCCTCGGCTTCGTCGCCCGGCGGGTGGCGCGCGAGCCGGTCTCCCGCATCCTGGGCCGGCGCGAATTCTGGAGCCTGGATTTCACGCTCTCTCCCGCCACCCTCGATCCGAGGCCCGATTCCGAGACGGTGGTCGAGGAGGCCCTGGCCGGCGTCGCGGACCGGCAGGCTCCCCTGTCGGTGCTGGACCTGGGGACCGGTACCGGATGCCTGCTGCTGGCCATCCTCAGCGAGCTGCCCCAGGCGGCGGGGCTCGGCATCGACCGCTCGGAGGAGGCGGTGGAGACGGCCGCGGCCAATGCCCGGCGGCTCGGGCTGGGCCGGCGCGCGCGATTCGCCGCGGGGGACTGGGCGTTGGGAATCGAGGAACGTTTCGACCTCGTGATCTCCAACCCGCCCTATATTCCCGACGGCGATATCGACGCGCTGGCGCCGGAAGTCACCCGGTTCGACCCGGCGGCGGCGCTGGCCGGCGGCCCCGACGGGCTCGACGCTTACCGCGCCATCGTCGCGCAGTTGCCCGGGGTGCTGAAACCCGGCGGCCGGGTCATCCTCGAGGTTGGATTCGGCCAATCGACCGACGTGTCGGCACTGCTGGGGACTGCCGGATTCGGGCGAGTCGGCGCGCGCAAGGATCTCGGAGGCGTGGAGCGCGTGGTTTTTGGCCATTTGGGCGCGTGA